In Helianthus annuus cultivar XRQ/B chromosome 8, HanXRQr2.0-SUNRISE, whole genome shotgun sequence, a single genomic region encodes these proteins:
- the LOC110870512 gene encoding putative uncharacterized protein MYH16 — protein sequence MVKERAEWERYRECLVNQVKDYEKAKAAFVEEKAKFESDRKSEEWGREGLWGKLRAAEELLAKEKAEWKKICEKDNQRMYAARTKITEFEGKVAELTGKVEDAQATKENAEVELAEVKAQLSGKEKDLKTKDVEIAELKRRLREQVDKSESLEIDLEAEKGKAASAEETDKRPRRRAMANSILNAGELDGVVAALIDASRAVGHRGGFLECAQHVEEVFGQEFDTSHCSVTNEADAELAHAENAYDHLSLPVMDLVAKALEHDDWCQRLKTILDPPETVELSDEEEPAGNDGDGDGGKHDDDGDDDEHDDDDDGDGHE from the exons ATGGTCAAGGAGCGGGCTGAATGGGAGAGGTATCGTGAGTGCCTAGTGAACCAGGTTAAAGATTATGAGAAAGCTAAGGCTGCCTTCGTTGAAGAGAAGGCCAAGTTTGAATCTGATAGGAAATCAGAAGAGTGGGGTCGTGAAGGCCTTTGGGGCAAACTTCGTGCTGCTGAGGAACTGCTGGCGAAAGAGAAGGCTGAATGGAAGAAGATATGCGAGAAGGATAATCAGCGCATGTATGCGGCGCGCACGAAGATCACTGAGTTTGAGGGTAAGGTTGCGGAGCTGACCGGGAAGGTCGAAGATGCGCAGGCTACTAAGGAGAATGCTGAG GTTGAACTGGCTGAGGTGAAGGCACAGTTATCCGGTAAAGAGAAGGACTTGAAGACCAAGGACGTCGAGATTGCAGAGTTGAAACGTCGCCTACGAGAGCAGGTTGACAAAAGTGAGTCCTTGGAGATCGACCTTGAAGCGGAGAAGGGAAAAGCTGCTTCTGCTGAGGAAACAGACAAAAGGCCGAGGAGGCGCGCG ATGGCCAACTCCATCCTAAATGCTGGAGAACTAGATGGAGTTGTTGCTGCTCTTATAGATGCTTCCCGCGCGGTTGGTCACCGTGGAGGTTTTCTGGAGTGTGCGCAGCATGTCGAAGAAGTGTTTGGGCAAGAGTTTGACACTAGTCATTGCTCAGTGACCAATGAAGCTGATGCCGAGTTGGCTCACGCTGAAAATGCATATGATCATCTATCACTGCCTGTGATGGACTTGGTCGCAAAGGCTTTAGAGCATGACGACTGGTGTCAACGTTTAAAAACCATTCTCGACCCGCCAGAAACTGTTGAATTATCTGATGAGGAGGAACCGGCGGgcaatgatggtgatggtgatggtggcaAACATGATGATGATGGTGACGACGACGAGcatgacgatgacgatgatggTGATGGTCATGAGTGA